A stretch of the Streptomyces sp. NBC_01428 genome encodes the following:
- a CDS encoding extracellular solute-binding protein gives MPITKHSRLAAGTVAVVLGAASLTACGSSDDDKSADSSGPVSLTYWTWAPGMDKVVDLWNKGPGKQQRISVTVKKQASGDTLVTKILTAHKAKKAPDLVQAEYQALPTLVSNDALADIAGDAKDAKDKFAEGVWQQTTLGTDAVYAIPQDIGPMMFYYRADLFKKYGLTVPATWEQFAETARALKKKAPDKALTTFSANDSGLFAGLAQQAGAKWWTTSGDKWKVGIDDAATEKVADFWGGLVKEGAIDNQPMYQPAWNKALNTGKQIAWVSAVWAPGTLTTAAPDTKGKWAMAPLPQWTDGGNTTGSWGGSSTAVTTDSPHRTAAATFAAWLNTDPKAVAALAKESGIYPASTSAQTGDAFAQPPAFFSNQPDFYTKAAEIAKNTAPSAWGPNVNVAYTSFNDAFGAAAKNRSDFGDALKTMQDTTVADLKKQGFGVAP, from the coding sequence ATGCCCATCACGAAGCACAGCCGCCTCGCGGCCGGCACCGTCGCCGTCGTCCTCGGCGCCGCCTCGCTCACCGCCTGCGGCTCGTCCGACGACGACAAGAGCGCAGATTCGTCCGGTCCCGTGTCGCTGACGTACTGGACGTGGGCGCCGGGCATGGACAAGGTCGTCGACCTCTGGAACAAGGGGCCCGGCAAGCAGCAGCGGATCTCCGTCACCGTGAAGAAGCAGGCGTCGGGCGACACGCTCGTCACCAAGATCCTCACGGCGCACAAGGCGAAGAAGGCGCCGGACCTCGTCCAGGCCGAGTACCAGGCGCTGCCGACGCTGGTCAGCAATGACGCGCTCGCCGACATAGCGGGCGACGCGAAGGACGCCAAGGACAAGTTCGCCGAGGGTGTCTGGCAGCAGACGACGCTCGGGACGGACGCGGTCTACGCGATCCCGCAGGACATCGGCCCGATGATGTTCTACTACCGCGCCGACCTCTTCAAGAAGTACGGGCTGACCGTCCCGGCCACCTGGGAGCAGTTCGCCGAGACCGCCCGCGCCCTGAAGAAGAAGGCACCGGACAAGGCCCTCACCACGTTCTCCGCCAACGACTCCGGTCTCTTCGCGGGTCTCGCCCAGCAGGCGGGCGCCAAGTGGTGGACCACCTCCGGCGACAAGTGGAAGGTCGGGATCGACGACGCGGCCACCGAGAAGGTCGCCGACTTCTGGGGCGGCCTCGTCAAGGAGGGCGCGATCGACAACCAGCCGATGTACCAGCCGGCCTGGAACAAGGCGCTCAACACCGGCAAGCAGATCGCCTGGGTGAGCGCGGTGTGGGCGCCCGGCACGCTGACCACCGCCGCCCCGGACACCAAGGGCAAGTGGGCGATGGCCCCGCTGCCGCAGTGGACGGACGGCGGGAACACCACGGGCAGTTGGGGCGGCTCCTCCACCGCCGTCACCACGGACTCGCCGCACCGGACGGCCGCCGCGACGTTCGCCGCCTGGCTGAACACGGACCCGAAGGCGGTGGCGGCGCTGGCCAAGGAGAGCGGTATCTACCCGGCCTCGACGAGCGCCCAGACCGGGGACGCGTTCGCCCAGCCGCCGGCGTTCTTCTCCAACCAGCCGGACTTCTACACCAAGGCCGCGGAGATCGCGAAGAACACCGCTCCGTCCGCGTGGGGCCCGAACGTGAACGTCGCCTACACGTCCTTCAACGACGCGTTCGGCGCCGCCGCGAAGAACAGGTCCGACTTCGGGGACGCCCTGAAGACCATGCAGGACACCACGGTGGCCGACCTGAAGAAGCAGGGCTTCGGGGTCGCTCCGTGA
- a CDS encoding LacI family DNA-binding transcriptional regulator, which translates to MTMSNTGGRRRPPTIHDVAREAGVSRGTVSRVLNGGHYVSPAAQEAVNAAIRRTGYVVNRHARSLITGRSDSVGFLLTEPQERFFEDPNFNVLLRGCTHALAAHDVPLLLMLAGTEDERRRITRYITAGHVDGVLLVSSHSGDPVAEELREAGVPLVACGKPIGMGSKVSYVAADDRDGARDMVRHLLSLGRRRIGMVTGPLDTPGGVERLAGYREVLAEAGVEADDRLIASGDYSRASGEAGAVRLLERAPDVDAVFVASDLMAQGVLAALHKAGRRVPEDVSVGGFDDSLAATAATPALTTIRQPWDRISAEMVRVLLAQIGGEDPAAVILPTELIRRESA; encoded by the coding sequence ATGACCATGAGCAACACGGGGGGCCGGCGCCGGCCGCCGACGATCCACGACGTCGCCCGCGAGGCCGGTGTGTCACGGGGCACCGTCTCGCGCGTGCTCAACGGCGGCCACTACGTGAGTCCGGCGGCGCAGGAGGCGGTCAACGCCGCCATCCGCAGGACGGGCTACGTCGTGAACCGGCATGCCCGCTCGCTGATCACCGGCCGTTCGGACTCGGTCGGTTTCCTGCTGACCGAGCCGCAGGAGCGCTTCTTCGAGGACCCGAACTTCAACGTCCTGCTGCGCGGCTGCACCCACGCGCTCGCCGCGCACGACGTCCCGCTCCTGCTGATGCTCGCCGGCACCGAGGACGAGCGACGGCGCATCACGCGCTACATCACCGCGGGCCACGTCGACGGGGTGCTGCTGGTCTCCAGCCACTCCGGGGACCCGGTCGCCGAGGAACTGCGTGAGGCGGGCGTACCACTGGTCGCGTGCGGCAAGCCCATCGGCATGGGCTCCAAGGTGAGTTACGTCGCCGCGGACGACCGGGACGGCGCCCGGGACATGGTCCGGCACCTGCTCTCCCTCGGGCGGCGCCGGATCGGCATGGTCACCGGGCCCCTGGACACGCCGGGCGGCGTGGAGCGCCTGGCCGGCTACCGGGAGGTGCTGGCCGAGGCGGGCGTCGAGGCCGACGACCGGCTGATCGCCTCCGGCGACTACAGCCGGGCGAGCGGCGAGGCGGGAGCCGTTCGGCTCCTGGAGCGCGCACCGGACGTGGACGCCGTGTTCGTCGCCTCCGACCTGATGGCCCAGGGGGTGCTGGCCGCGCTGCACAAGGCCGGCCGCCGGGTCCCCGAGGACGTGTCGGTCGGCGGCTTCGACGACTCCCTCGCCGCGACGGCCGCCACCCCGGCCCTCACGACGATCCGCCAGCCGTGGGACCGCATCAGCGCCGAGATGGTGCGCGTGCTGCTCGCGCAGATCGGCGGCGAGGATCCCGCGGCGGTGATCCTCCCGACGGAGCTGATCCGGCGGGAGTCCGCCTGA
- a CDS encoding SseB family protein, with translation MDTPQNNHHPTAAEATPAQEALNTLAENTQDTAALNTLAGSDVLVPVPDDVTDADVADPTAVALPVLDQPGGEQVVPVFTSELEMAELLPSVSRYRLVPLGALASQWPTGDLALTIDASSPHGLTLSSEGVRTLLARPLG, from the coding sequence ATGGACACCCCCCAGAACAACCACCACCCCACCGCGGCCGAGGCGACCCCCGCCCAGGAGGCACTGAACACGCTCGCCGAGAACACCCAGGACACCGCGGCGCTGAACACCCTCGCCGGCAGTGACGTACTGGTCCCCGTCCCGGACGACGTCACGGACGCGGACGTCGCCGACCCGACGGCCGTCGCGCTGCCCGTCCTGGACCAGCCGGGCGGCGAACAGGTGGTGCCGGTCTTCACCTCCGAACTGGAGATGGCCGAGCTGCTTCCGTCGGTCTCCCGCTACCGCCTCGTGCCGCTCGGCGCCCTCGCCTCGCAGTGGCCGACGGGCGATCTCGCCCTGACGATCGACGCCAGCTCGCCGCACGGTCTGACCCTCAGCTCGGAGGGCGTCCGCACACTGCTGGCCCGCCCGCTCGGCTGA
- a CDS encoding VOC family protein, with amino-acid sequence MTAGLKTVIYPVKDIAKAKALFTALLGVEPYVDEPYYVGFKDAGQDVGLDPSGHSKGMTGPVPYWHVDDIKKTLSDLLSAGAETLQDVQDVGGGRLIASVKDAEGNQVGLIQDTAA; translated from the coding sequence ATGACCGCCGGACTCAAGACCGTCATCTACCCCGTCAAGGACATCGCGAAGGCGAAGGCGCTGTTCACCGCGCTGCTCGGGGTGGAGCCGTACGTCGACGAGCCGTACTACGTCGGATTCAAGGACGCCGGCCAGGACGTCGGCCTGGACCCGAGCGGCCACTCCAAGGGGATGACCGGGCCGGTGCCGTACTGGCACGTCGACGACATCAAGAAGACGCTGTCGGACCTGCTCTCGGCCGGCGCCGAGACGCTCCAGGACGTCCAGGACGTGGGCGGCGGCCGGCTCATCGCGTCGGTCAAGGACGCGGAGGGCAACCAGGTCGGGCTGATCCAGGACACCGCCGCGTAG
- a CDS encoding MarR family winged helix-turn-helix transcriptional regulator produces MATQTPDARLEDQWRDILSVHARTMCEIDRALHPHGLGASDFEVLDILASGAVSEPGEHCRVQNIAGRVHLSQSALSRLIGRLEKDGLVERTVCEEDRRGVWVALTGKGRDLHAEVLPLQRSVLARMLRD; encoded by the coding sequence ATGGCAACGCAGACGCCCGATGCCCGGCTGGAGGACCAGTGGCGGGACATCCTCTCGGTGCACGCCCGCACGATGTGCGAGATCGACCGCGCCCTGCACCCGCACGGCCTCGGAGCCAGTGACTTCGAGGTCCTGGACATCCTCGCCTCGGGCGCCGTGTCGGAGCCCGGCGAGCACTGCCGGGTGCAGAACATCGCGGGCCGGGTCCATCTCAGCCAGAGCGCGCTGTCGCGGCTCATCGGACGTCTGGAGAAGGACGGCCTGGTCGAGCGCACCGTCTGCGAGGAGGACCGCCGCGGGGTCTGGGTCGCCCTCACCGGGAAGGGCCGTGACCTGCACGCCGAGGTGCTCCCCCTGCAGCGGTCCGTGCTCGCCCGCATGCTGCGGGACTGA
- a CDS encoding carbohydrate ABC transporter permease, which yields MTTARRRPYGVKGAPYGFLLPAAVLFVLFFALPIGYALWLSLHKVEVKGLGLGSGARKEVWAGLRNYTDALTDSELLHGALRVAGYGAIVVPVMLGLALLFALMLDADKVRLAPFTRLAIFLPYAIPGVVAALLWGFLYLPDVSPFYFVLDKLGMPQPNLLDGGPLYVALSNIAVWGGTGFNMIVIYTALQAIPVEVHEAARLDGATPLQIAWRIKIPMVAPSLVLTFFFSIIATLQVFSEPTTLKPLTNSVSTTWSPLMKVYRDAFGAGDIYAAAAEAVIIAVVTLVLSFGFLRAANSRTQQEEAR from the coding sequence GTGACCACCGCACGCCGGAGGCCGTACGGGGTCAAGGGGGCCCCGTACGGTTTTCTCCTCCCCGCCGCCGTCCTCTTCGTCCTGTTCTTCGCGCTGCCCATCGGCTACGCCCTCTGGCTGAGCCTGCACAAGGTCGAGGTCAAGGGCCTCGGCCTCGGCTCCGGCGCCCGCAAGGAGGTGTGGGCGGGCCTGCGCAACTACACGGACGCCCTCACCGACAGCGAACTGCTCCACGGCGCGCTGCGCGTGGCCGGCTACGGAGCCATCGTGGTCCCGGTGATGCTCGGCCTCGCGCTGCTCTTCGCGCTGATGCTCGACGCCGACAAGGTCCGGCTCGCCCCGTTCACCCGGCTCGCGATCTTCCTGCCGTACGCCATCCCGGGCGTCGTCGCCGCGCTGCTCTGGGGGTTCCTGTACCTCCCCGACGTCAGCCCCTTCTACTTCGTCCTCGACAAGCTGGGGATGCCGCAGCCGAACCTGCTGGACGGCGGTCCGCTGTACGTGGCGCTGTCGAACATCGCGGTCTGGGGCGGCACCGGCTTCAACATGATCGTCATCTACACCGCGCTCCAGGCCATCCCCGTCGAGGTGCACGAGGCGGCCCGGCTGGACGGCGCGACACCCCTGCAGATCGCGTGGCGGATCAAGATCCCGATGGTGGCCCCCTCCCTGGTGCTCACCTTCTTCTTCTCGATCATCGCCACCCTCCAGGTGTTCAGCGAGCCGACCACGCTCAAGCCCCTCACCAACTCCGTCTCCACGACGTGGAGTCCGCTGATGAAGGTCTACCGGGACGCCTTCGGCGCGGGCGACATCTACGCGGCCGCCGCCGAGGCGGTGATCATCGCGGTGGTGACACTGGTGCTGTCCTTCGGCTTCCTGCGCGCCGCGAACTCCCGTACCCAGCAGGAGGAAGCACGATGA
- a CDS encoding carbohydrate ABC transporter permease translates to MSTLAVRKAAPAAGTTPGTAQGPPRRGRIALVPTLTLLLGALYCLLPVAWVLIAATKSGRELFSTFTFLPGTGFTQNVTDLNAYRDGIYWTWMGNSALYAGLGALLSTAVSAVSGYALAIYRFRGRETIFSVLMAGVLMPPVILAIPQYLLMAKADLTDSYASVLLPLVLSPYGVYLARIYASAAVPGDVVEAGRMDGAGEWRIFVRVALPMMVPGLVTVFLFQFVAVWNNFLLPYIMLSDDEKFPITLGLFTLLEQGSNTPALYTLVITGALLAIVPLVALFLVIQRFWSLDLLSGAVKS, encoded by the coding sequence ATGAGCACGCTCGCCGTCCGCAAGGCCGCGCCGGCCGCGGGGACGACCCCCGGCACCGCCCAGGGACCGCCCCGGCGCGGCCGGATCGCCCTGGTCCCGACCCTCACCCTGCTGCTCGGCGCCCTCTACTGCCTGCTCCCCGTCGCCTGGGTCCTGATCGCGGCCACCAAGTCGGGCCGTGAACTGTTCTCGACGTTCACGTTCCTGCCCGGCACCGGCTTCACGCAGAACGTCACGGACCTCAACGCCTACCGCGACGGCATCTACTGGACGTGGATGGGCAACTCCGCCCTGTACGCCGGTCTCGGCGCCCTCCTGTCCACGGCCGTCTCGGCGGTCAGCGGCTACGCCCTCGCGATCTACCGCTTCCGCGGCCGGGAGACCATCTTCAGCGTGCTGATGGCCGGCGTGCTGATGCCCCCGGTGATCCTCGCGATCCCCCAGTACCTGCTGATGGCCAAGGCCGACCTGACCGACTCGTACGCCTCCGTGCTGCTCCCCCTCGTCCTCTCCCCGTACGGCGTGTACCTGGCCAGGATCTACGCCTCGGCGGCCGTGCCCGGTGACGTGGTGGAGGCCGGCCGGATGGACGGGGCCGGCGAATGGCGCATCTTCGTCCGGGTCGCCCTGCCGATGATGGTGCCCGGGCTCGTGACCGTGTTCCTGTTCCAGTTCGTCGCCGTGTGGAACAACTTCCTGCTCCCGTACATCATGCTCAGCGACGACGAGAAGTTCCCGATCACGCTCGGCCTGTTCACCCTCCTCGAACAGGGCTCCAACACCCCGGCGCTGTACACCCTGGTGATCACCGGCGCCCTGCTCGCGATCGTCCCGCTGGTCGCCCTGTTCCTGGTGATCCAGCGCTTCTGGAGCCTCGACCTGCTGTCCGGAGCCGTAAAGTCATGA